The following coding sequences lie in one Tichowtungia aerotolerans genomic window:
- a CDS encoding uroporphyrinogen decarboxylase family protein, which translates to MKPFEPNYKHLVDAAYNREAERLPLYEHGFDPGVVESIINEPVVPLLSGSYSDKIEAFRRVAKVAVQLGYDMLPFEGVIVAIVQGGRGLCGQGEVLIDSMDALHAYPWDKKLQEYIQHFSEYFDAVREALPEGMKAVGGAGSGMFETMQDFVPFQELAFLQVDEPEVYEALWKQIGDLEFRIWQWVMENYADCFAVCRFGDDLGFRSATLLQPADIRKYILPQYKRIVDLVHSYSKPFLLHSCGKIYEVMDDIIDHVGIDAKHSNEDAIDPFDVWVEKYGDRIGNFGGVEMNIMTLNTPEEVRTYVLDLLERIATGSGGIAIGTGNQISSYTKPENWIAMCNAVREFRGDR; encoded by the coding sequence GTGAAACCGTTTGAGCCGAATTACAAACACCTTGTGGACGCCGCATATAACCGGGAAGCGGAGCGCCTGCCGCTGTATGAACACGGATTCGACCCCGGCGTGGTTGAGAGCATCATTAATGAACCGGTTGTGCCGCTGCTGTCTGGAAGTTACAGCGACAAAATCGAAGCCTTTCGCCGTGTTGCCAAAGTGGCGGTTCAGCTTGGCTACGACATGCTCCCGTTTGAAGGAGTCATTGTTGCCATCGTTCAGGGCGGGCGAGGGCTGTGCGGGCAGGGCGAGGTGCTGATCGACTCCATGGACGCTCTGCATGCGTATCCGTGGGATAAAAAACTGCAGGAATACATTCAGCATTTCAGCGAATATTTTGATGCAGTGCGCGAGGCCCTGCCGGAAGGCATGAAAGCCGTCGGCGGCGCCGGGAGCGGCATGTTCGAAACCATGCAGGACTTTGTTCCGTTTCAGGAACTGGCTTTCCTGCAGGTCGATGAACCGGAAGTGTATGAAGCATTGTGGAAACAGATCGGGGATCTCGAATTCAGAATCTGGCAATGGGTGATGGAAAATTATGCCGACTGCTTCGCCGTTTGTCGTTTTGGCGATGATCTTGGCTTCCGCTCTGCCACCCTTTTGCAGCCGGCCGACATCCGCAAGTACATCCTTCCGCAGTACAAACGAATCGTTGATCTGGTGCACTCATACAGCAAACCGTTCCTCCTGCACTCCTGTGGAAAAATCTATGAAGTGATGGATGACATCATCGATCACGTCGGCATCGATGCCAAACACTCAAACGAGGATGCCATCGATCCCTTTGATGTCTGGGTCGAAAAATACGGCGATCGCATCGGCAACTTCGGCGGTGTCGAAATGAACATTATGACGCTCAATACGCCGGAAGAAGTCCGAACCTATGTGCTGGATCTGCTGGAGCGCATTGCCACCGGCAGCGGCGGCATCGCCATCGGGACCGGCAATCAGATTTCTTCTTATACAAAACCGGAAAACTGGATTGCTATGTGCAACGCCGTGCGTGAATTCCGCGGTGACCGCTAG